The following is a genomic window from Puntigrus tetrazona isolate hp1 unplaced genomic scaffold, ASM1883169v1 S000000373, whole genome shotgun sequence.
GAAATATGGCGAGCGATTATTGAGAGCGATCTGGTTTGATCCAGTTACACAGAAAACactagatacacacacacacacacacacacacactcttactctCTCACCCCCCTCTCCCTTGGCATCGTTACTCTTTCCTGTCTCTAAGTGACTGTGGAGTCGCCATGGAAACATTGTGCCGAGTACCTCCAGAGCATGTGCCTGTGGCACGTCTGAAGTCGCAGAAAgatcgtctctctctctctctctctctcacactcacacttcACACCATATGCTGATATCATACCAGCACAAAAGACGTAGATGGAAAATTATGTGGATAATGCAAGGTGGATCAGTGAGAAGTGAATTAAGGGCGTTTTACACAGGAAGCACTCAGATGCATTAATAACCCCGGTGTCcgtgtgtttctttctctccgCAGTGACGCCTCTTACCCATATGATCCTGTCCCCTGGCAGCAAGGCCCCAATCAGCCTGCCGGCTCCCTCTCTGTGGTAACCACAGTGTGGGGGGTAACCAATCCTTCACCCAGCCAGGTAAGAAGGGCCATACGCCACGATGATGTCACCAGCTTGTTTACCTCAAAGAAAGCACTGCATGTTCCAGGGATGTCCTGCTCATGTCTGCTTCTCAAACAAAACATTCTTGTTGTTTTCAGTGAATCAGCAGATCCAGTTAACAGGCCATTTAGTATCATTCAGAGCTTTTGTTTAATTGAGAAATACTTGCagtaattcataaatattcattacTTTAAACAATATCAATTAATTGTCggaaatcacattttaaatttaattatttattataatacaattgaaatgtaattaataatcaaaacattGTTTCTTTTGGTCACGTCTGACTCAGTCCTATATCCTACTTtccaaacctttttaaaaatttattcattATGCAATTAAGTATTTCTGAATTAaacaatttgctttgttttcctgAAATAATTCAAGTAAACACTAGGTAATAAtacagacaaaagaaaaaaaacaaaaaaaaaaaaaaaaaaaaaatatatatatatatatatatatatatatatatatatatatatatatatatatatatatatatatatatatatagcttgttaatgtataaatatattgttataatatatattatataaatgtaaacacatcatataatgcatataattgCTAAGAAAAAATGTCCAGTTACGTTCATGACTAATCAAAAACCTGTTGGCAGGTTTTTGGTGCTCCCATGGGTCCAGGCGGAAACTCAGCTGGTGGTCACATGATGCCTGGCAACAGTCCGGGCATGAACTCCCCTCAGTTCATGAGCCAGCAGGGCTACCCCGAGCCCAACAAGGGCTTCATGCAGCAGGGCATGTACGGACGGCCCAGCGGGGGATACCCGGCCGGGCCTGGATATGGGGGCAGGTGAGGAAAGAAATATTGTCCAGTGTCTGTGAGGCTGTATTTAGACTCTGCTCCTCGTGGGAGTTGCGTGACGTCAGGCAGCCAGTGAACGTCAGCGCAGTGGGGGCTGTGTGCGCTGTAACGTCCCTCCCCTGCGCTgactcacaaaaacacacgcacGCTGGCGTCCCTTAAGATCAATTTGCATCGCAATAAATCTTGTGAATCACTGACTCGGAGCAGTCAGCGTCCCCCTTGGCTCGCCAGACCAACACCTTGCTGCCACGACAACGTGAATAATCAGCTCCACTTACGCCACATTCTACTATTATGCCGGGTCACGTTATTCAGCAGCTATTTTGTGACACGCGTGCAGTGCAATACATAACCTTTCGTCATGACCaatcttctttctttcctcttcaGTTACCCGAATAACGGAGGGGGTTCCCTCGGGATGCCGCCCCACGGAGTCCGCCCGCCCACCGACTTCACCCAAGCGGCTGCCGCTGCTGCCGTGGCTGCAGCCGCTGCTACGGCCACGGCCACGGCCACAGCAACTGTCGCTGCGATACAGGAGAAGCAAAACCAGGAGCTAAACTACGGGCCTGTAAGAGACTTGAGTTGTTTGTGTTCACATTAAGTGCGGTTGACCTTTGTGACTGTGAACGGCATTGAAGGGAAGGTCACTGGAATAGATCTCGCAATGCTTAAATGTTTCAGTGATGAATCGCGTCCCcttgtttaatatttgcttttgcaTTCTGGTAATCTGATTGGTGCAAACTCTGCTTCAGCTTTTtggctgtgcgtgtgtgtaaaatGCTTTGCACTTCAGCAATTACTATCCTGTGTGACACACAGTAACCTCTGGTTTCGTAGCGCTCAATTCGCCCCCTGCTGGACGAAGAAATATGAACAAGCATTGATTCCAAAAACATGGCTTTAAttattggcaaaaaaaacaaaaagcaaagtaTTTTCCCCTCGTTTTTCCAGCAGATTTCACATGCCGCCTGTCTGCCCGGGTTTAGACGGCAGACATCACGGCCACACAGGACTTTTGATTGTTTACGGTGGTGACCTAGTTGCCGTTTCCCTTTCATGCCCAGGGCCTGACGGCCATAAGTCACGGCAGCAGGCACGTCTCCAGCCATTGTTACCCAGCTCTGGTTCTGATGGGTGTGGatctttgtgttgttttgccCTGCAGATGGGTGGTGCTTCCTCTTACAACACCCAGTTCCTGTCGCACTCCGGACCTCGGGGCCCACCCGGCATGGCCCCCTCTGGAATGGTTGGCTCCAGACCCCCTTCCATGGGACCCATGTACCCACAGCAGGGCCAGAGGTTGCCGCAGCATGCCGTCTACCCTGGAGGCCAGCAGGGTCCTCCACGCCACCAACAGGGCCTGAAGCGCCCCTACAACTCTGATGTGAGTGGAGATTCAAGCTCACCAACTTGATCAGTTACAgtagctctgttccaaaacctaaaaaccatatttaaaaaaaaaaaagagttttgtcTGACAACAGACATGTTTTCTGATATAAAAGCAGCATGTGTATAATTTACAGATGATTATGATGAGCTCATGGAAAGTCATCCAATATgttgtttgtaatttatttgatattatacgTTTTCGGTTAATAAAGACCTCAttgattttattgtataatgCACTGTTATATAATAAACTGTGCtcatgaagaaaataaaaccagAATACAGATTATCATAACATATTGCATCATTGCAAAGCTGTGTTCTACCAAAACTAATTGTATGTCATGAATTTCAAGGGTTTTGGCAAGGTTTTTTTAGTTGCTTCATTCGTAGTGTGTTCTAAGTCAGTCATTTATGAAGATTTAGGACTTCTTTCAGTTCGGGTGGTGCCTGTGTAGGCTGTGGATCACATAACAACTACAACATACTGTTACAGTGTTTATCACTATTTtggatttgttgtttttatacatttggttttagtttttttactttcagtaaatgtatttgctttattattaattatcaatATTAGTTGCTtcttatagttttagttaagaATAGCGACACTGCATTAGTGTGGTTCCTTGCTATTGTGTTTAAAAGGTTGAGATAACATAACTAGTTGAGTACAGTTAAACTAGATGTTGACTCTTCAAAACTACTTTCTGTAACATAAATCATAACAtaaatttagacaaaaaatttTATCATAGTGCTAACTATCCCCTTGCAGGGATTTCCGGGTCAGCAGTACGGTCCCGGGATGGGAGGTGGGGGCCCGTACCCAGGCCAGCCAATGCAGTACCATGGCCCTGGACCACAGAGGTCCGCTCCTTCCCCGTCTTACCCAACCCACCGAATGCCCCTCCAGCAACCCAATATGGGCCAGTATCCTGCAGGACCAGGAAACCCCAACCAGTACTACAAGGTACAAAGATCATGGCTATTTTTGCTCGTGCTTACAGTTAGGATTTGGAAAAAAACCCTGAGTATTAAACTTCTGCATGCTATAAATGTGATACCTCAAATCGAGCTGCTTGTAAAGACTTGAGCCACCCTTGTAACCAAACTTAGGTACTTTCTAAAACTTGTAatcttataataatattgtatttctaGCTGTATTTTCACCTTGAAAGCTGTCAGAAAACGTATGCAAATTGCGACACACTGCAAGCGGCATCATGTTTCCCAAAGAACAGGTTCCTTTTGTCCGTATTAGTGACAAACAGGCTGCCGTTTTTTGGAGAAACACACCTGCATTTGATACTGACAAATACGGCAGTGAACTTTAAAGAGGCAACTAGTCGTGAAAAGATTTTTTGGAAGTACCAGTGAAAGGCGACCCAACCTGGGTGGCTTGAATTCCGCGCCGGGTTTGGAATTACAGTGGTAGATTATCACTAATGTCATATCGCTGCAGTGTGCACGAAACAAGTGCATGCTTAAGCTCCATTCTAAAACCCGGTGAGCTGCCtataaagtgtaaatgtaaGATTTTACCTTCTTTTTGCCAAATTTCTAAACCATGTATCTCTGTGGAGGAAGCAATCCCAGAACGCACTGCGCCAAACCCCCTGTAATTATGCTTAAGCGGGGTGGACTTGCTATGTTTAAAGCCTGATGTTGAaagctgcttgtttgtttaGCAGGCGGACCAGTTTAACGGACAGGGCAACAGTCACAGCAGTCTGTCCTCGGGAGTTTCGGGAGCTGGGTACAGCACCTTCAACCAGGCCGCCGTCAACGGGGTTGGTGTTCTCTCtcgtatgcatgtgtgtttgttgaaACGTGAGTCGGTAGGAGCTGCCTGTTAATATTTCACCATTTCGTGTGAGTGCTTCGACTGGACTTTGGCAGCCAGGGTCCAAACTCTGCTCagctgaatgtgtttttttgcgcAGTATCGGTTATGAAAATCTGACCGTAAAGATAATCTGGAAGCAAGTTGTAATGCCTGCATACACGCCTTGTCTTTCACAGCCTGGACGTGCGATGCCAGGATACCCCAGCTCCCCTCTCCCAGGAAACCCCACTCCTCCCATGACCCCCGGCAGTTCGATGACCCCATACTTGTCCCCTGGCCAAGACGTCAAATCGCCCTTCCTCCATGACGTCAAGCCCAACATCAACTCTTTGCAGCCCCCTACAGGTAACACTCAAAACTGCAGGCAAGACAACGCTCCCCTTCTCCTTATCTCTGGAATGTGTTTAGAATTCTCTGTGAtgtaaatggaaataaaaatggtttgctATCACATTAACTGCTTATCGCattgaaaacatgtttttcccTCTTAAACACCTGAAGAAATTAACAAAACTTCCGGCAGATATGAAATCTAAATGATCAGAACTTTACTGGCTTTATTGTGAGCGGTTTATCTGCGTATATTGTTCCAGAGAAACGAAAATGTTAGTCTTTTTTTGTGCGTGCTTTGCACTTAAGCAATTACAATCTTGTATAAAATTTCATTGAGTATTTCATATAGTGATTTGCTTAACAATTTGAATCACGTCATATAAAGACAAGTTTATCAAGTAGATTGCTGGTGGATTCAAAGTGTCGTgtcaaatgccttttttttactcaaaaagtGTATACAAtacctaaattaaaataattctcaatcaaataaattaaaaaacttcaTATAGAGATAGtgttattatttacatactactatttttttatccatttttaaattgggttttattttaatataatcttgagtacttttatctttttattagttatttttttatttagctatttatttgttgtcattttagAACTTAATCCAACTTAAACTAAATTAGAAATGTCaaactgtttttcatttaatacatatattgtattgaagatttgattagttttatttatagataataACAACTCTGCATTGGGAGTTTTTTTTCCGTATGAGATATAAATGAAAGACGTGTGGTACCTCAGTAACTGAAACTCTTCTGTCTGTAGGAAACCCCAGTGATGACCTGCGCCTGACCTTCCCTGTACGGGACGGGGTGGTGTTGGAGCCCTTCAGATTGGAGCACAACCTGGCTGTCAGCAACCACGTCTTCCAGCTGCGAGACTCCGTGTACAAGACCCTTATGATGAGGTCAGACCATTTCATGCCTAGTTGCACTTCAAGGAGTCTTTGTGTTCGTCAGTGTTGTCATATTTAACGTGTGATCTGACCTGTCATGTGTCTAACAGGCCTGACCTGGAGCTGCAGTTTAAGTGCTATCACCACGAAGACCGGCAGATGAACACCAACTGGCCAGCATCGGTGCAGGTGAGCGTCAATGCCACGCCTCTCACCATCGAGCGAGGAGACAACAAGACCTCCCACAAACCCCTTTACCTGAAGCAAGTGTGCCAGCCGGGACGCAACACCATCCAGATAACGGTCACGGCCTGCTGCTGCGTAAGTACAGAGACTTGCATcgcacattttcttcagaaaatgccTGTTTAATTGCGAACATCCCCGCTAATAAGAGTTTTATATTGGTCAGAGttcatttcctgtttcttttttcctcgCAGTCTCATCTGTTCGTGCTGCAGCTGGTTCACAGGCCGTCTGTGCGCTCTGTGCTTCAGGGTTTGATGAAGAAGAGGCTCCTACCAGCGGAGCACTGTGTCACTAAGAGTGagtgaacaatttttttttttaaagaaatgtatgctttatttaccaagaatgcattaaactgatcaaaagagACAGTAAAGATATTCATAATGCtgcaaaagatttctttttcttttttttaatgctgtccTTCGGAACTCTGAGagtcttaaaaataattttgcaaaGCTATTAAGCAGCACggttttttcaacattaaaaatattgagaaatgcTTCTTGAGTAGCAAATCAGTGTAttgcaatgatttctgaaggatcatgttatACTGAAGCAAtgattctgaaaattcagctttacatcactgaaataaatttaattcttaaatgtatttatatagataacatttatgtattaatagcATTGCATCTCtgtcaaataaaagcaaaaaaaaagactcgtTCTGCTCTGTTCTTCCGTAGTTAAGAGGAACTTCAGTAGCGGTACCATCCCAGGAACTCCTGGCCTTAATGGTGAAGACGGTGTGGAACAGACGGCCATCAAGGTGTCGCTCAAGTGTCCGATCACCTTCCGACGCATCCAGCTTCCTGCCAGGGGCCATGACTGCAGACATATACAGGTGAGGAGGCCTGTTGCTTGAATCACGTGATTAGGAAAGTAAATGTCTGTGGTGATTAACGTCTTTGTTGGTGCACAGTGCTTCGACCTGGAATCGTACCTGCAGCTCAACTGTGAGAGAGGAACTTGGCGTTGTCCTGTGTGCAAGTAAGAACCTTTCTCATTTTGCAGTTCATTGCGATGGCATTTTTGCTGTTTGGCAAATTATAACAAATGTTAGAATGAATATGCATTTCTCgtactatatattataatgatgcctaaattcacaattaacaattttaatatttacatgaatgattttagtctttttttttttttgtaatttatttaggcaaaatagcatgtcatatatatatatatattattgtttataataatatgaacttttaatatataattttattaataagataaaaataattaattaactattaatttacctaaataatatattgtgcaTCAAGTGCATTTCtgaacatgttattttattattttattactatttttttttcaaacttatCTGTTCTTTGCAGTAAAACAGCCCTTCTGGAGGGGCTAGAAGTGGACCAGTACATGTTGGGCATTCTGATCTACATCCAGaagtaagtttttatataatctCTGTGATTGCAGAGATAATGCAGAGATCCtactatttttagctgtaaacTGCGTGTCCATGGACTCTTTCCTGACCGTGTGACgcatattgcacacaaaaatggCAAGAGCTGAGCGAAAAAGGCATATTCAGTAAGATTGGCTGGCATCTACCCAATTTCCCAGAGTCGGAGTACATAAATTGTTGTTTGCAAGTTCCCAGGCTGTTTTAATAAGCATTTCAAAGTCAGAACTGATTGCCACTACTTGTAGTATAGTCTAGTTTGGGTCGATAAAAATTGGTTTCTGTACTTAAGGTTTAAGATTTTTGGCCACTGTAGGCTAGTTCTTAAACTACTTTCTCCTTGTGTTTAGTTCGGACTATGAGGAGATCACCATTGATCCAGTGTGCAGCTGGAAACCGGTCCCAGTGAAACCAGACCTGCATATTAAAGAGGACCCAGACGGTCCTGCCCTGAAACGCTGTCGCACCCTGAGCCCTAGTCATATGATCTTGCCCAGCGTCATGGAGATGATTGCAGCTTTAGGCCCGGCCTCTTCACCCTATCAGTCTATGCCACAAGGTGGCAGCAGCAGCACACCTGATTATCCCAGCCAAGGTATGCGTCTCATCCAACTATAAAGGGCTCTTAGTGACTACCAAAGCATTTATAAGAACACGAAAAGGTTTCAGTAAGGATTTCAGTCAAATACTCCATTTTAAAGGTCATACAAAGTAGAGTGTTTGACAAAAAGCATTGATTTATGCAGCTGATTTACTAATACATGTATTTCAGGTGGCTCAGGGTATTCCAACCAACCAGGCTTCTCGGATTTCCCTAACGCCCCCGGCACACCGACCCTGGGGGAGTTTGCCTCTGGGCCGCCCCCTCTCTCTTACCAGTCTGATCTGCCGAGTGGCCTCCTTACCCCTGAAAAACCTGTGGGACACCCAATGTCAGGACAGGTGAGCTTTCCTGTTTCTACATTGTCACCAAACGAAATTGAtagtctctctgtctgtttctatccattttttttcagttttactatCCTTTAACCAGTGATGTCATGGTACCAACTTTTCTATATTCGGTACCCATACCAGTGAAAATCTAGGTACCAATTTCAGtaccaaagcaaaaacaaaaatatgctcattaaaaaactatttaaaaaaatatatatttttt
Proteins encoded in this region:
- the zmiz2 gene encoding zinc finger MIZ domain-containing protein 2 isoform X1, with amino-acid sequence MNPINSMKPALPPTPHSDASYPYDPVPWQQGPNQPAGSLSVVTTVWGVTNPSPSQVFGAPMGPGGNSAGGHMMPGNSPGMNSPQFMSQQGYPEPNKGFMQQGMYGRPSGGYPAGPGYGGSYPNNGGGSLGMPPHGVRPPTDFTQAAAAAAVAAAAATATATATATVAAIQEKQNQELNYGPMGGASSYNTQFLSHSGPRGPPGMAPSGMVGSRPPSMGPMYPQQGQRLPQHAVYPGGQQGPPRHQQGLKRPYNSDGFPGQQYGPGMGGGGPYPGQPMQYHGPGPQRSAPSPSYPTHRMPLQQPNMGQYPAGPGNPNQYYKQADQFNGQGNSHSSLSSGVSGAGYSTFNQAAVNGPGRAMPGYPSSPLPGNPTPPMTPGSSMTPYLSPGQDVKSPFLHDVKPNINSLQPPTGNPSDDLRLTFPVRDGVVLEPFRLEHNLAVSNHVFQLRDSVYKTLMMRPDLELQFKCYHHEDRQMNTNWPASVQVSVNATPLTIERGDNKTSHKPLYLKQVCQPGRNTIQITVTACCCSHLFVLQLVHRPSVRSVLQGLMKKRLLPAEHCVTKIKRNFSSGTIPGTPGLNGEDGVEQTAIKVSLKCPITFRRIQLPARGHDCRHIQCFDLESYLQLNCERGTWRCPVCNKTALLEGLEVDQYMLGILIYIQNSDYEEITIDPVCSWKPVPVKPDLHIKEDPDGPALKRCRTLSPSHMILPSVMEMIAALGPASSPYQSMPQGGSSSTPDYPSQGGSGYSNQPGFSDFPNAPGTPTLGEFASGPPPLSYQSDLPSGLLTPEKPVGHPMSGQMPHSSRMDPSHNPLQQQQQQQQQQQQQQQHQPLHGNSNMGGPGGPMHSRNSSQNPRMHTDSFGLGGPWGPGDVSEPALDLLPELTNPDELLSYLGPPDLPNNSNDDLLSLFESN
- the zmiz2 gene encoding zinc finger MIZ domain-containing protein 2 isoform X2, producing the protein MNPINSMKPALPPTPHSDASYPYDPVPWQQGPNQPAGSLSVVTTVWGVTNPSPSQVFGAPMGPGGNSAGGHMMPGNSPGMNSPQFMSQQGYPEPNKGFMQQGMYGRPSGGYPAGPGYGGSYPNNGGGSLGMPPHGVRPPTDFTQAAAAAAVAAAAATATATATATVAAIQEKQNQELNYGPMGGASSYNTQFLSHSGPRGPPGMAPSGMVGSRPPSMGPMYPQQGQRLPQHAVYPGGQQGPPRHQQGLKRPYNSDGFPGQQYGPGMGGGGPYPGQPMQYHGPGPQRSAPSPSYPTHRMPLQQPNMGQYPAGPGNPNQYYKADQFNGQGNSHSSLSSGVSGAGYSTFNQAAVNGPGRAMPGYPSSPLPGNPTPPMTPGSSMTPYLSPGQDVKSPFLHDVKPNINSLQPPTGNPSDDLRLTFPVRDGVVLEPFRLEHNLAVSNHVFQLRDSVYKTLMMRPDLELQFKCYHHEDRQMNTNWPASVQVSVNATPLTIERGDNKTSHKPLYLKQVCQPGRNTIQITVTACCCSHLFVLQLVHRPSVRSVLQGLMKKRLLPAEHCVTKIKRNFSSGTIPGTPGLNGEDGVEQTAIKVSLKCPITFRRIQLPARGHDCRHIQCFDLESYLQLNCERGTWRCPVCNKTALLEGLEVDQYMLGILIYIQNSDYEEITIDPVCSWKPVPVKPDLHIKEDPDGPALKRCRTLSPSHMILPSVMEMIAALGPASSPYQSMPQGGSSSTPDYPSQGGSGYSNQPGFSDFPNAPGTPTLGEFASGPPPLSYQSDLPSGLLTPEKPVGHPMSGQMPHSSRMDPSHNPLQQQQQQQQQQQQQQQHQPLHGNSNMGGPGGPMHSRNSSQNPRMHTDSFGLGGPWGPGDVSEPALDLLPELTNPDELLSYLGPPDLPNNSNDDLLSLFESN